A DNA window from Paenibacillus andongensis contains the following coding sequences:
- the uvrA gene encoding excinuclease ABC subunit UvrA encodes MSRDQIVIKGARAHNLKNIDVTIPRDKFVVLTGLSGSGKSSLAFDTIYAEGQRRYVESLSAYARQFLGQMDKPDVDSIEGLSPAISIDQKTTSRNPRSTVGTVTEIYDYLRLLYARIGRPHCPTHGIEITSQTVEQMVDRIMEYPERTKLQILAPLISGRKGEHTKLLADIQKQGFVRVRVNGETVDLAEKIELDKNKKHTIEVVVDRIVIKEDVQTRLADSLETALKLANGRVIVDVIDQEELLFSQNLACPECGFSVEELAPRMFSFNSPFGACPDCDGLGSQMIVDPDLLVPDAKLTIEEGAFEAWAGSTSNYYPQFLAAVCEHYSIPRNVPVSEISSDQMKVILYGTGGEKIRFRYENDMGASKEALVPFEGIIRNLERRFKDTFSEGIREHIQTYMSTKPCPKCKGQRLKPETLAVTINGKNIAHATSLSIGDAEEWFKGLDLNERELTISNLILKEIRSRLGFLVNVGLDYLTMHRAAGTLSGGEAQRIRLATQIGSSLMGVLYILDEPSIGLHQRDNTRLIQTLEHMRDLGNTLIVVEHDEDTMMAADYIIDIGPGAGIHGGQVIAQGTPKELMKDENSLTGQYLSGKRFIPIPAARRKPNGKWIEVKGAKENNLRNVSAKVPLGVFTCVTGVSGSGKSTLINEILFKTLSRDLNGAKVRPGEHKEIVGLEHIDKVIDIDQSPIGRTPRSNPATYTGVFDDIRDVYANTNEAKVRGYKKGRFSFNVKGGRCEACRGDGIIKIEMHFLPDVYVPCEVCKGKRYNRETMEVKYKGKSISEVLEMTIEDGCEFFKNLPRIHRKLTTLLDVGLGYMTLGQPATTLSGGEAQRVKLAAELYRRSTGKTIYILDEPTTGLHIHDIDRLLKVLHRLVENGETVLVIEHNLDVIKTADHVIDLGPEGGTRGGLIVAAGTPEDVVKVAGSYTGQYLKPILERDRERSENYAKRLEVLEESVG; translated from the coding sequence GTGTCTAGAGATCAAATCGTCATTAAAGGAGCGAGAGCTCATAATCTAAAAAATATCGATGTCACGATTCCGCGTGATAAGTTTGTTGTTCTCACAGGCTTAAGTGGATCAGGGAAATCTTCGCTTGCCTTTGATACGATTTATGCGGAAGGGCAGCGCAGATACGTTGAATCTCTATCTGCCTATGCCAGACAATTTCTAGGGCAAATGGATAAGCCGGATGTAGATTCGATTGAAGGTCTATCACCGGCTATTTCCATTGATCAGAAAACAACTAGCCGTAATCCGCGTTCCACGGTTGGAACCGTAACGGAGATTTATGACTATTTGCGACTGTTATATGCTCGAATTGGACGACCGCATTGTCCGACCCATGGCATCGAGATTACGTCGCAAACCGTGGAACAAATGGTGGATCGTATTATGGAGTATCCGGAACGAACGAAGCTCCAGATTCTAGCTCCGCTTATTTCAGGACGCAAAGGTGAACATACGAAGCTGCTTGCCGATATACAAAAGCAAGGATTCGTAAGGGTACGCGTCAACGGAGAAACGGTCGATCTCGCTGAGAAGATAGAACTCGACAAAAATAAGAAGCATACGATCGAGGTCGTTGTTGACCGTATCGTGATCAAAGAGGACGTTCAAACTCGTCTTGCGGATTCTCTGGAGACAGCGCTCAAGTTGGCAAATGGCCGGGTCATCGTCGATGTCATTGACCAGGAAGAGCTGCTCTTTAGCCAGAACTTGGCCTGTCCGGAGTGCGGCTTCAGCGTTGAGGAATTAGCGCCGAGAATGTTTTCGTTTAATAGTCCTTTCGGTGCTTGTCCGGATTGTGATGGACTAGGCAGCCAGATGATCGTTGATCCGGATTTACTTGTTCCTGATGCGAAGCTAACGATTGAAGAGGGAGCGTTCGAAGCTTGGGCGGGCAGCACTTCCAACTATTATCCGCAGTTTCTTGCAGCGGTTTGTGAACATTATTCCATTCCGCGTAATGTACCTGTTTCTGAGATCAGCAGTGATCAGATGAAGGTGATTCTATATGGAACAGGCGGGGAGAAGATTCGTTTCCGCTACGAGAATGATATGGGAGCGAGCAAGGAAGCGCTAGTTCCATTTGAGGGTATCATTCGCAACTTAGAACGCAGATTCAAAGATACGTTCTCTGAGGGTATCAGAGAGCATATCCAGACGTATATGAGCACGAAGCCTTGTCCGAAGTGTAAAGGACAGCGTCTGAAGCCGGAAACGTTAGCTGTGACGATCAATGGCAAAAATATTGCACATGCAACTTCCCTTTCGATTGGTGACGCTGAGGAATGGTTTAAAGGGCTGGACTTGAATGAGCGGGAGTTGACGATTTCTAATTTGATTCTCAAAGAAATCAGATCTCGCCTAGGGTTCCTAGTCAACGTAGGTCTTGATTACTTAACGATGCATCGTGCCGCAGGTACGTTATCGGGTGGAGAAGCGCAGCGGATACGCTTGGCTACTCAGATCGGTTCTAGTTTGATGGGTGTCCTTTATATTTTGGATGAGCCCAGCATCGGGCTGCATCAAAGAGATAACACGCGTCTGATTCAGACACTCGAACATATGCGTGATCTCGGCAACACATTAATCGTTGTAGAACATGATGAAGACACAATGATGGCTGCGGATTACATTATCGATATTGGTCCTGGCGCCGGTATTCATGGCGGACAAGTCATTGCACAAGGTACGCCTAAAGAGTTAATGAAAGACGAAAACTCACTTACAGGGCAATACCTTAGCGGCAAACGTTTCATTCCTATTCCAGCAGCGCGACGCAAACCGAACGGGAAATGGATCGAGGTCAAAGGCGCCAAAGAAAATAATTTGCGCAACGTCTCGGCTAAAGTGCCACTCGGAGTATTTACCTGTGTAACAGGGGTATCCGGTTCAGGCAAAAGTACGTTGATTAACGAGATTTTGTTCAAAACCTTGTCGCGTGATTTAAACGGAGCTAAGGTGCGTCCTGGTGAGCACAAGGAAATTGTGGGACTTGAACACATTGATAAAGTCATCGACATCGACCAATCACCGATTGGCCGTACGCCACGCTCGAATCCAGCGACGTATACCGGTGTGTTTGACGATATTCGTGATGTTTATGCGAATACGAACGAAGCCAAGGTTCGCGGTTACAAGAAGGGCCGCTTCAGCTTTAACGTGAAGGGCGGCCGTTGTGAGGCTTGTCGCGGAGACGGCATCATCAAGATCGAGATGCATTTCTTACCGGACGTGTACGTGCCTTGTGAAGTCTGTAAAGGCAAGCGATACAACCGCGAGACGATGGAAGTTAAGTACAAAGGCAAGAGTATTTCTGAAGTGTTAGAGATGACGATTGAGGACGGCTGCGAGTTCTTTAAGAACCTGCCGCGTATTCATCGTAAATTGACGACACTTCTGGATGTGGGACTGGGCTACATGACCCTCGGCCAGCCAGCAACTACGCTGTCCGGCGGCGAAGCCCAGCGTGTGAAGCTCGCGGCGGAGCTGTACCGCCGCAGCACAGGCAAGACGATCTACATCCTGGATGAGCCCACTACGGGGCTCCACATCCACGATATCGATCGTCTGCTGAAGGTGCTTCACCGTCTCGTTGAGAACGGTGAAACCGTACTTGTCATCGAGCATAACCTCGATGTCATCAAGACGGCGGACCACGTCATCGATCTAGGCCCCGAGGGTGGTACCCGCGGAGGACTGATCGTGGCTGCCGGTACGCCGGAGGATGTCGTGAAAGTGGCCGGGTCTTACACCGGCCAGTACTTGAAACCGATCCTTGAACGGGATCGGGAGCGCTCTGAGAACTACGCGAAGCGCCTTGAAGTGTTAGAAGAATCAGTCGGCTAG